The following are encoded in a window of Esox lucius isolate fEsoLuc1 chromosome 14, fEsoLuc1.pri, whole genome shotgun sequence genomic DNA:
- the med22 gene encoding mediator of RNA polymerase II transcription subunit 22 isoform X2 — protein MANQRALPQSKESLLQNYNKRLKDDIRSILDNLTEIIKTAKVEEETQVSRATQAEQDHYEMHVRAANIVRAGESLMKLVSDLKQFLILNDFPSVNEAISLQNQQLRSLQEECDKKLTSLRDEIAIDLYELEEEYYSSRYK, from the exons ATGGCCAATCAAAGAGCGCTCCCGCAAAGCAAGGAGAGCCTTCTCCAGAACtacaacaaaagactgaaagaTGATATCAGGTCCATTCTAGACAACCTCACGGAAATCATAAAAACGGCAAAG GTAGAGGAAGAGACCCAGGTTTCTCGCGCTACACAGGCTGAACAGGACCACTATGAGATGCACGTCAGAGCAGCCAACATC gtGCGTGCAGGTGAGTCCCTAATGAAGCTGGTGTCTGACCTGAAGCAGTTCCTGATCCTCAACGACTTTCCATCGGTCAACGAGGCGATCAGCCTGCAGAACCAGCAGCTGCGCTCACTGCAGGAGGAATGCGACAAGAAGCTCACCTCACTCCGCGATGAGATCGCCATCGACCTGTACGAGCTTGAGGAAGAATATTACTCCTCCAGGTACAAGTAG
- the rpl7a gene encoding 60S ribosomal protein L7a, with amino-acid sequence QPKGKKSKGKKVAPAPSVAKKHEAKKVVNPLFEKRPKNYGIGQDIQPKRDLTRFVKWPRYIRLQRQRSILYKRLKVPPAINQFTQALDRQTATQLFKLAHKYRPETKQEKKQRLLARAELKAAGKGDTPTKRLPVLRAGVNTVTTLVENKKAQLVVIAHDVDPIELVVFLPALCRKMGVPYCIVKGKARLGRLVHRKTCTSIAFTQTNPEDKGALAKLVEAIKTNYNDRYEEIRRHWGGGIMGPKSTARITKLEKAKAKELATKLG; translated from the exons CAGCCTAAAGGCAAGAAGTCCAAGGGGAAGAAGGTGGCACCAGCCCCTTCCGTGGCCAAGAAGCATGAGGCCAAGAAAGTGGTCAACCCCCTGTTCGAGAAGAGGCCAAAGAACTACGGCATTG GTCAGGACATCCAGCCCAAGCGTGATCTGACACGCTTTGTGAAGTGGCCTCGCTACATCCGCCTGCAGAGGCAGCGGTCAATCCTGTACAAGCGTCTGAAGGTCCCCCCTGCGATCAACCAGTTCACACAGGCACTAGACCGCCAGACCG CCACACAGCTGTTCAAGCTGGCCCACAAGTACAGGCCAGAGACCAAGCAGGAGAAGAAGCAGAGGCTGCTGGCCCGCGCTGAGCTGAAGGCTGCTGGGAAGGGCGACACCCCGACCAAGAGGCTGCCTGTTCTCCGCGCAG GTGTGAACACAGTCACCACTCTGGTGGAAAACAAGAAGGCTCAGTTGGTGGTTATTGCCCATGATGTGGACCCAATTGAG CTGGTGGTGTTCCTGCCCGCTCTGTGCCGTAAGATGGGCGTCCCTTACTGCATTGTCAAGGGTAAggccaggctgggaagactggtGCACAGAAAGACCTGCACTTCCATCGCCTTTACACAGACAAACCC TGAAGACAAAGGTGCTCTTGCCAAGCTGGTGGAGGCCATCAAGACCAACTACAATGACCGATACGAGGAG ATCCGTCGTCACTGGGGAGGTGGTATCATGGGCCCCAAGTCCACAGCTCGTATCACTAAGCTGGAGAAGGCCAAGGCCAAGGAGTTGGCCACCAAGCTTGGATAA
- the LOC105015288 gene encoding surfeit locus protein 1 has product MSILKCMFACSATTLKKKNYSHVIYFKRTLLLPRLPLFKRGERECINFGRLSCSTTARTEKGEDSFLKWLLLLIPATTFGLGTWQVKRREWKIKLIDELRSLTSAEPIPLPSDPLDLNHLEYRRVKVRGHYDHSQEIYILPRSPVDPEKEAREAGQLSSSGESGANVITPFYCTDLGIKILVNRGYVPKTKIKPETRMKGQVDCEVELVGVVRLTEIRKPFVPQNNVEHNRWHYRDLEAMARVTGSEPIFIDADLASTIPGGPIGGQTRVTLRNEHMQYIITWYGLCAATSYMWYAKFIRRIV; this is encoded by the exons AtgagcattttaaaatgtatgttcgCATGCTCTGCTACGAcgctaaagaaaaaaaactac TCGCATGTGATTTATTTCAAGAGGACACTTTTATTGCCACGACTGCCTCTCTTCAAACGAGGAGAAC gCGAATGTATCAACTTCGGTCGATTGTCATGCTCCACAACTGCAAGAACCGAGAAGGGAGAGGACTCTTTCCTTAAATGGCTTCTGCTTCTAATTCCTGCCACCACATTTGGTCTTGGGACATGGCAG GTGAAACGGCGGGAATGGAAAATTAAGTTGATTGATGAACTGAGAAGTCTCACCTCCGCTGAACCCATCCCCCTTCCTTCCGa TCCTCTGGACCTAAATCATCTAGAGTACAGGAGGGTGAAGGTGCGTGGGCACTATGACCACTCCCAGGAGATCTACATCTTACCCCGCTCACCTGTCGATCCAGAGAAAGAGGCTAGAGAGGCAGGCCAGCTGTCATCCAGTGGCGAGTCTGGAGCCAATGTCATTACACCATTCTATTGCACTGACCTAGG GATCAAAATCCTTGTCAATAGAGGATACGTTCCAAAGACGAAGATAAAGCCAGAAACCAGGATGAAGGGACAG GTGGATTGTGAGGTTGAGCTGGTGGGGGTGGTGAGACTGACGGAGATCCGCAAGCCTTTTGTGCCACAAAACAATGTGGAGCACAACCGCTGGCACTACCGTGACCTGGAGGCTATGGCCAGAGTCACTGGGAGTGAGCCAATCTTCATCGATGCTGACCTGG CCAGCACTATTCCTGGTGGACCTATCGGAGGACAGACCAGAGTGACCCTCAGGAATGAACATATGCAGTACATTATAACATG GTATGGCCTCTGTGCAGCCACATCATACATGTGGTATGCCAAGTTCATCAGAAGGATTGTGTGA
- the surf6 gene encoding surfeit locus protein 6 isoform X2, with amino-acid sequence MVVPFQGGRVPGPPKKRNKKSQVNVKNNSAKHPTPPLKPDFTPGLKAPVATQNNKSKAAIPNGIVAGTKPTLKEGGKQGTKFSAVDILRDRLHEKIEQSRGQGTPKDPSSEEVQKKREKRKQERERKKRKRKEFRLKKLAEQAGLEYQTEIKTEEPPPPPSAPATGKRDENAIVFNKVELGDGGFLDKEQKKKERKNRIKGGLTPLVGKNYKQLLERVEARKAKLEELRGKDEEKAKKQEEKMKWTNVLYKAEGLKIKDNEDLLRASLKRKEKMHLQRKRKWTERSQTVVEKMQKRQDKRRRNIQKSKKTKVENKKSRARKRGRVLPEDLKKAQV; translated from the exons ATGGTTG TTCCTTTTCAAGGTGGACGTGTACCTGGTCCTCCAAAGAAGAGGAACAAAAAAAGTCAAGTCAATGTCAAGAATAACTCTGCAAAACACCCGACACCACCTTTGAAGCCTGATTTCACCCCAGGGCTGAAAGCACCTGTTGCAACACAAAATAATAAGTCTAAAGCTGCTATTCCAAATGGGATAGTGGCTGGAACAAAACCGACCCTTAAAG AAGGTGGAAAGCAAGGCACAAAATTCTCTGCGGTAGATATTCTACGTGATAGACTTCATGAGAAGATTGAGCAGTCTCGTGGGCAG GGAACTCCTAAGGACCCATCCTCTGAGGAGGTGCAGAAGAAGCGAGAGAAACGAAAGCAGGAGAGAGAGCGCAAGAAGAGGAAGCGCAAAGAGTTCCGCCTAAAGAAGCTTGCTGAACAAGCCGGCCTGGAGTACCAAACAGAGATCAAAACTGAagaacccccccctcccccatctgcgCCAGCCACTGGCAAGCGGGACGAGAACGCCATTGTCTTCAACAAGGTGGAGTTGGGTGATGGTGGCTTCTTGGACAAAGAGCAGAagaagaaggagagaaagaacagaATAAAAGGTGGACTTACGCCCCTGGTGGGGAAAAACTACAAGCAGCTTCTGGAACGTGTGGAGGCCCGCAAGGCCAAGCTGGAGGAGCTGCGGGGAAAGGATGAGGAGAAGGCAAagaagcaggaggagaagatgaaGTGGACCAATGTGCTGTACAAGGCTGAAGGCCTTAAAATCAAGGACAACGAAGACCTGCTGAGGGCCTCTCTCaagaggaaggagaagatgCACTTGCAGCGGAAGAGGAAGTGGACGGAACGCAGTCAGACGGTGGTAGAGAAAATGCAGAAGCGTCAGGACAAGAGGCGCAGGAACATCCAGAAGAGCAAAAAGACGAAAGTGGAAAACAAAAAGAGCCGGGCCAGGAAGAGGGGCCGCGTGCTCCCCGAGGACCTGAAGAAGGCTCAGGTGTAG
- the surf6 gene encoding surfeit locus protein 6 isoform X1, producing the protein MESLASKDAYFQKFASKVCSHQQEPRNRPFVPFQGGRVPGPPKKRNKKSQVNVKNNSAKHPTPPLKPDFTPGLKAPVATQNNKSKAAIPNGIVAGTKPTLKEGGKQGTKFSAVDILRDRLHEKIEQSRGQGTPKDPSSEEVQKKREKRKQERERKKRKRKEFRLKKLAEQAGLEYQTEIKTEEPPPPPSAPATGKRDENAIVFNKVELGDGGFLDKEQKKKERKNRIKGGLTPLVGKNYKQLLERVEARKAKLEELRGKDEEKAKKQEEKMKWTNVLYKAEGLKIKDNEDLLRASLKRKEKMHLQRKRKWTERSQTVVEKMQKRQDKRRRNIQKSKKTKVENKKSRARKRGRVLPEDLKKAQV; encoded by the exons ATGGAAAGTCTTGCTTCAAAGGACGCATATTTTCAGAAATTTGCAAGTAAAGTATGCTCTCATCAACAAGAACCAAGGAATAGGCCATttg TTCCTTTTCAAGGTGGACGTGTACCTGGTCCTCCAAAGAAGAGGAACAAAAAAAGTCAAGTCAATGTCAAGAATAACTCTGCAAAACACCCGACACCACCTTTGAAGCCTGATTTCACCCCAGGGCTGAAAGCACCTGTTGCAACACAAAATAATAAGTCTAAAGCTGCTATTCCAAATGGGATAGTGGCTGGAACAAAACCGACCCTTAAAG AAGGTGGAAAGCAAGGCACAAAATTCTCTGCGGTAGATATTCTACGTGATAGACTTCATGAGAAGATTGAGCAGTCTCGTGGGCAG GGAACTCCTAAGGACCCATCCTCTGAGGAGGTGCAGAAGAAGCGAGAGAAACGAAAGCAGGAGAGAGAGCGCAAGAAGAGGAAGCGCAAAGAGTTCCGCCTAAAGAAGCTTGCTGAACAAGCCGGCCTGGAGTACCAAACAGAGATCAAAACTGAagaacccccccctcccccatctgcgCCAGCCACTGGCAAGCGGGACGAGAACGCCATTGTCTTCAACAAGGTGGAGTTGGGTGATGGTGGCTTCTTGGACAAAGAGCAGAagaagaaggagagaaagaacagaATAAAAGGTGGACTTACGCCCCTGGTGGGGAAAAACTACAAGCAGCTTCTGGAACGTGTGGAGGCCCGCAAGGCCAAGCTGGAGGAGCTGCGGGGAAAGGATGAGGAGAAGGCAAagaagcaggaggagaagatgaaGTGGACCAATGTGCTGTACAAGGCTGAAGGCCTTAAAATCAAGGACAACGAAGACCTGCTGAGGGCCTCTCTCaagaggaaggagaagatgCACTTGCAGCGGAAGAGGAAGTGGACGGAACGCAGTCAGACGGTGGTAGAGAAAATGCAGAAGCGTCAGGACAAGAGGCGCAGGAACATCCAGAAGAGCAAAAAGACGAAAGTGGAAAACAAAAAGAGCCGGGCCAGGAAGAGGGGCCGCGTGCTCCCCGAGGACCTGAAGAAGGCTCAGGTGTAG